A single window of Nicotiana sylvestris chromosome 5, ASM39365v2, whole genome shotgun sequence DNA harbors:
- the LOC104223321 gene encoding V-type proton ATPase subunit G 1 encodes MASSSGQNGIQLLLAAEQEAQHIVNTARAAKQARLKQAKEEAEKEIAEFRAYMEAEFQRKLEQTSGDSGANVKRLEQETDAKIEHLKTEAERVSPDVVQMLLRHVTTVKN; translated from the exons ATGGCATCTAGCAGTGGCCAGAATGGAATTCAACTCCTTTTAGCTGCCGAACAGGAAGCCCAACACATTGTCAATACAGCCAGGGCTG CTAAACAGGCTAGATTGAAGCAGGCCAAGGAAGAAGCTGAGAAGGAGATAGCTGAATTTCGTGCTTACATGGAGGCTGAGTTTCAGAGAAAGCTTGAGCAG ACTAGTGGTGACTCAGGCGCTAATGTCAAACGTCTTGAGCAAGAAACAGATGCAAAGATCGAGCACCTGAAAACTGAAGCAGAAAGAGTCTCCCCTGATGTTGTCCAGATGCTCCTGAGGCACGTAACCACAGTGAAGAACTAA
- the LOC104223322 gene encoding uncharacterized protein, with amino-acid sequence MTMCWAFLLVEALLLVEINVELLKKNKVKFEGNELEIISIRTMAQETGEWGGLFATLTYVFLGYTSMIAYISKSGEILCHLINLPDSDLGFFFTSLFTILISVGGTKATDQVNQWLTALMIGLLVVIEVLASVYGGWSGDAGSSDWGKVPSTIPVLIFSLVYHDLAPVLCAYLEGDLKRIRASVLIGGLVPLLALLIWDAIAFGLSSQLDQVADPVELLLRLKWSGLSYMVQAFSLLAVATSLTGTLLSFSEFLKEQINKLDLQPDVSTRLYLQRSNSQLRLSKWWRRNNLGFTATAIVIAPPLLVSTTIPEQHLFFYP; translated from the exons ATGACAATGTGTTGGGCATTTCTATTAGTGGAAGCACTTCTACTAGTTGAAATCAATGTGGAGTTGCTCAAAAAGAATAAAGTGAAATTTGAAGGCAATGAGCTAGAGATCATCTCCATTAGAACAATGGCTCAAGAAACAGGAGAATGGGGTGGACTCTTCGCTACACTAACCTATGTCTTCTTAGGGTACACTTCAATGATTGCTTACATTTCCAAGTCGGGCGAAATCCTCTGTCATTTGATCAATCTCCCAGACTCAGATTTGGGCTTTTTCTTCACTTCCCTCTTCACAATTCTCATCTCTGTAGGTGGGACTAAAGCCACTGATCAAGTCAACCAATGGCTCACTGCACTTATGATAG GACTGCTCGTGGTAATCGAGGTTCTAGCCAGTGTATATGGAGGGTGGTCAGGAGATGCCGGAAGCAGTGACTGGGGAAAAGTTCCATCAACAATACCAGTGTTGATATTCTCTTTAGTCTACCATGATCTAGCTCCAG TTCTTTGTGCTTACTTGGAAGGTGATCTGAAACGAATAAGGGCTTCAGTATTGATTGGTGGTCTGGTTCCACTCCTGGCATTGCTTATCTGGGATGCAATTGCCTTTGGCCTTTCATCCCAGCTTGATCAAGTTGCTGACCCTGTTGAATTGCTTCTGAG GCTGAAATGGAGTGGATTGTCATATATGGTACAAGCATTCTCACTACTAGCTGTGGCAACATCTCTAACTGGTACTCTTCTAAGTTTCTCCGAGTTTCTCAAAGAGCAAATCAATAAACTTGACTTGCAACCAGATGTATCCACAAGATTATATTTACAG AGATCAAATTCTCAGCTCCGACTAAGCAAATGGTGGAGAAGAAACAACTTAGGCTTCACAGCAACAGCAATTGTCATTGCTCCCCCTCTTCTTGTGTCGACAACAATTCCAGAGCAACACCTGTTCTTCTATCCATAG
- the LOC138869127 gene encoding uncharacterized protein: MSCGRVRDRASSSNNPQNCIYALAGRQDQESSLDVVISILSVSSYDVYALIDPGSILSYVTSLVASKFGIKPKLVKPFEVSTLVEDSVIAKQVYRDCIIVVHGLSTIAYLIELDMVEFDVIMGMDWLASCHANVDCREKIVRFQFPEEHVLEWKGNTASPRGRFISYLKERKMIRKGCICHLVRVQDVEVESPTIQSIPVVNEFPDVFPDELSGLPPK, translated from the coding sequence atgagttGTGGTAGAGTCAGAGACAGAGCATCTAGTTCAAACAATCCTCAAAACtgcatttatgcgttggcaggacgACAAGACCAGGAGTCATCGCTTGATGTTGTTATAAGTATATTATCagtttcctcatatgatgtatatgcactgattgacccaggttccatcttatcatacgttacttcgttggttgctagtaagtttggaataaaacctaaattggttaaaccttttgaggtgtctacacttGTTGaggactcagtgatagctaagcaagtatatagggattgtataatagtagttcatggctTATCTACCATAGCatacttaatcgagttagatatggtagaatttgatgttataatgggtatggattggttggcttcttgtcatgccaacgttgattgtagagaaaagatagtccgatttcaatttccagagGAGcatgttttggagtggaaaggtaatacggcatcgccgagaggaagattcatttctTATCTCAAggaaaggaagatgatcagaaagggctgtatttgtcacttagttcgggttcaggatgtggaagtagagtcaccaaccattcagtccatccctgtggttaatgagtttcctgatgtttttccTGATGAGCTTTCGGGTCTCCCCCCAAaatga